One window from the genome of Candidatus Didemnitutus sp. encodes:
- a CDS encoding YceI family protein — protein MKLLRWLPVLALLGIALARAATVDASAERALKLDRSKSYVDVDVKATMHSFVAHLDRYELTLPLDTNGKIKDALLKFKFTDLKTGNPDRDAEMIKWLGGGEPEGSFDLGLLALAPDGQGQASGKLTFHGQTQLVEFPVLVKMQDGVYTVTGKTTIDYRNWGLKKFRKFGLASVDPDVTIRFQFVGALPVAASE, from the coding sequence ATGAAACTGCTCCGCTGGCTCCCCGTCCTCGCCCTCCTCGGCATCGCGCTCGCGCGCGCCGCCACCGTCGACGCCTCGGCCGAGCGCGCGCTCAAGCTCGACCGCTCGAAGTCCTACGTCGACGTCGACGTGAAGGCCACGATGCACTCGTTCGTCGCCCACCTCGACCGCTACGAACTCACCCTGCCGCTCGACACCAACGGCAAGATCAAGGATGCCCTCCTGAAGTTCAAATTTACCGACCTCAAGACCGGCAATCCCGACCGCGACGCCGAGATGATCAAGTGGCTCGGCGGCGGCGAACCCGAAGGCAGCTTCGATCTCGGCCTGCTCGCACTCGCGCCCGATGGCCAGGGCCAGGCCAGCGGCAAGCTCACGTTCCACGGCCAGACGCAGCTCGTCGAGTTTCCCGTCCTCGTGAAAATGCAGGACGGCGTCTACACCGTCACCGGCAAGACGACGATCGACTATCGCAACTGGGGCCTGAAGAAGTTCCGCAAGTTCGGTCTCGCGAGCGTCGATCCCGACGTGACGATCCGTTTCCAATTCGTCGGCGCGCTGCCGGTGGCCGCGTCGGAGTGA
- a CDS encoding aminotransferase class I/II-fold pyridoxal phosphate-dependent enzyme — protein MNTALVHPTAPRRRETAARFSLELADASDRGQLARLRHDVYAQELGQHTPNATGRLGDALDPHVFNLVARIDDTIAGFVSITPPSAPSLSLDKYFTRDALPFRIDAQLHEVRLLTVLKPHRGREIALLLMYAALRWVEAHGGTRIAAIGRREVLELYRHVGLRPLGLTTRAGAVTYELMLGTTDELRVRATEHATLLDRLESATEWRLAFPFRKPAACFHGGAFFQAIGEDFAALERRRDVINADVLDAWFAPAPEVLTTLHEHLPWLLRSSPPTACAGLIAALASARGVQPANILVGGGSSDLIFRAFRQWLTPSAHALILDPTYGEYAHVLERVIGCHVDRFALHRADGYAVDPARLATALGAGYDLVVIVNPNSPTGRHLPRAVLEPLLRSAPPSTRVWIDETYIEYAGGGAESLETFAAGSENVVVCKSLSKVYALSGARAAYLCAGPHQLEALRAITPPWVVGLPAQVAAVRALQYPSYYAARYRETHTLRAELAAGLHELGWEVLPGVANFLLCHLPAGGPGAATVVAQCREHGLFLRDAATMSRSLGTHTVRLAVKDAATNARMLAILREVLSELS, from the coding sequence ATGAACACCGCGCTTGTCCACCCCACTGCACCGCGCCGCCGCGAGACCGCCGCACGCTTCTCCCTCGAACTCGCCGACGCTTCCGACCGCGGGCAACTCGCCCGCTTGCGCCACGATGTCTACGCGCAGGAGCTCGGCCAGCACACGCCCAACGCCACCGGCCGCCTCGGCGATGCGCTCGATCCGCATGTCTTCAATCTCGTGGCGCGCATCGATGACACCATCGCCGGCTTCGTCAGCATCACGCCGCCCTCCGCGCCCTCGCTCTCGCTCGACAAATACTTCACGCGCGACGCCCTGCCGTTCCGCATCGACGCCCAACTCCACGAAGTCCGCCTGCTCACGGTGTTGAAACCCCATCGCGGCCGCGAGATCGCGCTGCTGCTGATGTATGCCGCGCTCCGCTGGGTCGAGGCGCACGGCGGCACCCGCATCGCCGCCATCGGCCGCCGCGAAGTGCTCGAACTCTATCGCCATGTCGGCCTCCGCCCGCTCGGCCTGACGACGCGCGCCGGCGCCGTGACCTACGAACTCATGCTCGGCACGACCGACGAGCTGCGCGTCCGCGCCACGGAACACGCCACGCTGCTGGATCGCCTGGAAAGCGCGACCGAGTGGCGGCTCGCCTTTCCGTTTCGCAAACCCGCGGCCTGTTTTCACGGCGGCGCGTTCTTCCAGGCCATCGGCGAGGATTTCGCCGCGCTCGAACGGCGGCGCGACGTCATCAACGCCGACGTGCTCGACGCGTGGTTCGCCCCCGCACCGGAGGTGCTGACGACATTGCACGAACACCTCCCGTGGCTGCTGCGCAGCTCGCCTCCGACCGCCTGCGCCGGACTCATCGCGGCGCTCGCGTCCGCGCGCGGCGTGCAACCGGCCAACATCCTCGTCGGCGGCGGTTCCTCGGACCTGATTTTCCGCGCCTTCCGGCAATGGCTCACGCCCTCTGCACATGCACTGATTCTCGACCCGACCTACGGCGAATACGCCCACGTGCTCGAACGCGTGATCGGTTGTCACGTCGATCGGTTCGCGCTGCATCGCGCCGACGGTTACGCCGTCGATCCCGCACGCCTCGCGACCGCGCTCGGCGCGGGTTACGATCTCGTCGTCATCGTCAATCCAAACAGTCCCACCGGCCGGCATCTGCCGCGCGCGGTGCTCGAGCCGCTGCTCCGCAGCGCGCCGCCCTCCACGCGCGTGTGGATCGACGAGACCTACATCGAATACGCCGGCGGCGGAGCGGAGTCGCTGGAGACGTTCGCCGCTGGTTCGGAGAATGTCGTCGTGTGCAAATCCCTGTCGAAGGTCTACGCGCTCAGCGGCGCGCGCGCCGCCTACTTATGCGCGGGGCCGCACCAACTCGAGGCGTTGCGCGCCATCACGCCGCCGTGGGTCGTGGGTTTGCCCGCGCAGGTCGCCGCCGTGCGGGCCTTGCAGTATCCGTCCTACTACGCCGCGCGGTATCGCGAGACGCACACGCTGCGGGCCGAACTCGCGGCCGGTTTGCACGAGCTCGGCTGGGAGGTGCTGCCGGGCGTCGCGAACTTTCTGCTCTGCCATTTGCCCGCGGGCGGCCCGGGCGCCGCGACGGTCGTCGCGCAATGTCGCGAGCACGGCCTGTTTTTGCGCGATGCCGCGACCATGAGCCGCAGCCTCGGCACGCACACGGTTCGCCTTGCCGTCAAAGACGCCGCGACGAACGCCCGGATGCTCGCAATCCTGCGCGAGGTGCTCAGCGAGCTGTCGTGA
- a CDS encoding AMP-binding protein — protein sequence MKTFARWLLRLLFRFRAYNTAGLTAPGPVLLVPNHVSWLDWLFLYVVLDDDWKFVTSSTTAETNWLTRRMMVNRRTFPVDHASPYAVRDMAEHLARGGRLVLFAEGRISLTGSMMKLFDGTGFLIGRTGARVITCYLRGANRLRFVRHRGWTKWFPRVTAHFSDVLTPPRCDDLPGHDARIHLTTWLRDALMLQQFETDLAFGPQNLLAAVAEAAAAIPSRVALQDHSLASLSYRRVLIGTDLLARQWQRPLSPAPTRVWELARSRHSASESRASSLPHADDAPSRIGVLLPNANATPLVLLSLWRVGRVPALLNYSTGSATMLACARLAGLRQIVTSRLFVEKAKLDLAPLQAAGLEFIFLEDVRSRVGLFAKLVAGLEHLLACGARQRRSSLRGDDTAVILFTSGSEGTPKGVELSHRNLLANVHQARASLDLTDDDRFFNALPLFHSFGLTGGLLFPLVRGCYTFLYPSPLHYRVVPTIVYDRACTVLLGTNTFLNGYARKAHAYDFNSVRFLLAGAEKVQGATFDLWARKFGVRILEGYGATECSPLITANTRLDSAPGSAGRFVPGMDYRLEPVDGIAEGGRLFVRGPNVMKGYLNPDANAAFRALDGWYDTGDLAVVDARGFLHLLGRMKRFAKVSGEMVSLTAVEDALAGAFPHLGPRCQVAVVAVPDEDKGEKLLAATNDQRLTLAEIRAAIRSRGLSNLCAPRELRVVRAIPKLGTGKTDHRTLARDLATEPANKVRHTNIAPIAPGTLAASVTPGAAS from the coding sequence ATGAAAACCTTCGCGCGCTGGCTCCTTCGGTTGCTGTTCCGCTTCCGCGCCTACAACACCGCCGGCCTCACTGCGCCCGGCCCGGTGCTGCTCGTGCCGAACCACGTCTCGTGGCTCGACTGGCTGTTCCTCTACGTCGTGCTCGACGACGACTGGAAGTTCGTCACCTCGTCCACCACGGCGGAAACCAACTGGCTCACGCGGCGCATGATGGTCAACCGCCGCACGTTTCCCGTCGACCACGCCTCGCCCTACGCCGTCCGTGACATGGCCGAGCACCTCGCGCGCGGCGGCCGGCTCGTGCTCTTCGCCGAGGGACGCATCTCGCTCACCGGTTCGATGATGAAGCTCTTCGATGGCACCGGCTTTCTCATCGGCCGCACTGGCGCGCGCGTCATCACCTGCTACCTGCGCGGCGCGAACCGCCTGCGCTTCGTCCGCCATCGCGGCTGGACGAAATGGTTCCCGCGCGTGACGGCGCATTTCAGCGACGTGCTGACGCCGCCGCGCTGCGACGATCTGCCCGGACACGACGCGCGCATCCACCTCACGACCTGGCTGCGCGACGCGCTCATGCTCCAACAGTTCGAGACCGATCTGGCCTTCGGGCCGCAAAACCTCCTCGCCGCCGTCGCCGAAGCCGCTGCGGCCATCCCGTCGCGCGTCGCGTTGCAGGACCACTCGCTAGCCTCGCTCAGCTATCGCCGCGTGCTGATCGGCACCGACCTGCTCGCGCGTCAGTGGCAAAGGCCCCTCTCTCCGGCTCCGACGCGTGTGTGGGAGCTCGCTCGCTCGCGACATTCCGCGAGCGAGTCGCGAGCAAGCTCGCTCCCACATGCCGACGATGCACCTAGCCGCATCGGCGTCCTCCTGCCCAACGCCAACGCCACCCCGCTCGTGCTGCTCAGCCTCTGGCGCGTCGGCCGCGTGCCGGCGCTGCTCAACTACTCGACCGGCTCCGCCACGATGCTCGCCTGCGCGCGTCTCGCGGGTTTGCGGCAGATCGTCACGTCGCGGCTTTTCGTAGAAAAGGCCAAGCTCGACCTCGCGCCGCTGCAAGCCGCCGGACTCGAATTCATTTTTCTCGAGGACGTCCGCTCCCGCGTCGGTTTGTTCGCGAAACTCGTCGCCGGACTCGAACACCTGCTCGCGTGCGGCGCGCGTCAGCGCCGTTCGTCGCTGCGCGGCGACGACACCGCCGTCATCCTCTTCACCAGCGGTTCCGAAGGCACGCCGAAGGGCGTCGAGCTCTCGCATCGCAATCTCCTCGCGAACGTCCATCAGGCGCGCGCGAGCCTGGACCTCACGGACGACGACCGCTTCTTCAACGCCCTTCCGCTCTTCCACAGCTTCGGCCTGACCGGCGGCCTGCTTTTCCCGCTCGTGCGCGGCTGCTACACGTTCCTCTATCCGTCGCCGCTGCACTACCGCGTCGTGCCGACCATCGTCTACGACCGCGCGTGCACCGTGCTGCTCGGCACGAACACCTTTCTCAACGGCTACGCGCGCAAGGCGCACGCCTATGATTTCAACTCGGTGCGCTTCCTTCTCGCCGGCGCGGAAAAAGTGCAGGGCGCCACGTTCGATCTCTGGGCCCGCAAATTCGGCGTGCGCATCCTCGAAGGCTACGGCGCCACCGAGTGCAGCCCGCTCATCACTGCGAACACGCGCCTCGACTCGGCACCGGGCAGCGCGGGGCGCTTCGTGCCGGGCATGGACTACCGTCTCGAACCGGTCGACGGCATCGCCGAGGGCGGACGGCTTTTCGTGCGCGGCCCGAACGTCATGAAAGGCTACCTCAATCCCGACGCGAACGCCGCCTTCCGGGCCCTCGACGGCTGGTATGATACCGGCGACCTCGCGGTCGTCGACGCACGCGGCTTTCTCCACCTGCTCGGACGCATGAAGCGATTCGCCAAGGTCAGCGGCGAAATGGTCAGCCTGACCGCCGTCGAAGACGCGCTCGCCGGCGCGTTCCCGCACCTCGGCCCGCGCTGTCAGGTCGCCGTCGTCGCCGTGCCCGACGAGGACAAGGGTGAAAAACTCCTCGCCGCGACCAACGACCAGCGCCTCACGCTCGCCGAGATCCGCGCCGCGATCCGCAGCCGCGGCCTCTCGAACCTCTGCGCGCCGCGCGAGCTGCGCGTCGTCCGCGCGATCCCGAAACTCGGCACCGGCAAAACCGATCACCGCACGCTCGCGCGGGACCTCGCCACCGAGCCGGCCAACAAGGTTCGCCATACGAACATTGCGCCAATCGCCCCGGGCACCCTCGCCGCGAGCGTCACGCCGGGCGCCGCCTCCTGA
- a CDS encoding MFS transporter has protein sequence MNSPRNYRRLLAGQFLGAFGDNFVLAAALGPLTFSLASGAITEREVNAQNALFSAVFFIPFIVLAPLAGWLNDRLPKTAWLFGGNVVKLLGTLLALAGVWLHAGDFHASRTWQVVGYAIIGLGACVYSPAKYGILPEILPAERLVKANGMVEMLTLIAIVGGLGGGAALYDATRSLPACYLASAVLYVAALICNSRMERTPHNAAASLRHSAGEFAASLRRLVTHARLGRVLFGCALFWFAGATLRSNLQGWGLQVFHEAGRHDVTNTRLALLKLGLVLGIVAGSVLAGRLHRLGDLSWTRRYGWLMAAAVLALGLLGGHAGLAVVIAALVAAGVFAGLLIVPLNAALQHESDPGQLGKTIAIQNFTDYLAMLVGAGFLGALTAAGLSPTQVFIALPIALAVASVALRIRSASPVVADVPAATKAA, from the coding sequence ATGAACTCCCCCCGCAACTACCGCCGCCTCCTCGCCGGCCAATTCCTCGGCGCCTTCGGCGACAACTTCGTCCTCGCCGCCGCGCTCGGACCGCTGACGTTCAGCCTCGCCAGCGGCGCGATCACCGAACGCGAGGTGAACGCCCAGAACGCGCTCTTCAGCGCCGTGTTCTTCATCCCCTTCATCGTCCTCGCGCCACTCGCAGGCTGGCTCAACGACCGCCTGCCGAAGACCGCGTGGCTCTTCGGCGGCAACGTGGTGAAACTCCTCGGCACGCTGCTCGCGCTCGCCGGCGTCTGGCTGCATGCGGGCGATTTCCACGCCAGCCGCACCTGGCAGGTCGTCGGCTACGCGATCATCGGACTCGGCGCCTGCGTCTACTCGCCGGCGAAATACGGCATCCTCCCCGAAATCCTGCCCGCCGAACGCCTCGTGAAAGCGAACGGCATGGTCGAGATGCTCACCCTCATCGCCATCGTCGGCGGACTCGGCGGCGGCGCCGCACTCTACGACGCGACGCGCTCGCTGCCCGCGTGCTACCTCGCGAGCGCCGTGCTCTACGTCGCCGCCCTCATCTGCAACAGCCGCATGGAACGCACGCCGCACAACGCCGCCGCCTCGCTGCGCCACAGCGCCGGTGAATTCGCCGCGAGCCTCCGCCGCCTCGTCACGCACGCGCGCCTCGGACGCGTGCTGTTCGGCTGCGCGCTGTTCTGGTTCGCCGGCGCCACGCTGCGCAGCAACCTCCAGGGCTGGGGTCTGCAAGTCTTCCACGAAGCCGGACGCCACGACGTCACCAACACCCGGCTCGCGCTCCTCAAGCTCGGCCTCGTGCTCGGCATCGTCGCCGGCAGCGTGCTCGCCGGCCGCCTCCACCGCCTCGGCGATCTCTCGTGGACGCGCCGCTACGGATGGTTGATGGCCGCCGCCGTGCTCGCGCTGGGCTTGCTCGGCGGACACGCCGGGCTCGCCGTCGTCATCGCCGCTCTCGTCGCCGCCGGCGTTTTCGCGGGCCTGCTCATCGTGCCGCTCAACGCCGCGCTCCAGCACGAGAGCGACCCCGGCCAGCTCGGCAAGACGATCGCGATTCAGAATTTCACCGACTACCTCGCGATGCTCGTCGGCGCGGGCTTCCTCGGCGCACTGACCGCCGCCGGCCTCTCGCCCACGCAAGTCTTCATCGCGTTGCCCATCGCGCTAGCGGTCGCCTCGGTGGCTCTGCGCATCAGGTCCGCTTCCCCGGTGGTCGCCGACGTCCCGGCGGCGACCAAAGCCGCGTAG
- the rrtA gene encoding rhombosortase, protein MKTLRSPLALFALPALAAALAPAWFIYDRAAISAGQWWRVATGHWVHFSASHAAWNLLVLLVAGAWLERTRPGVLLRYTVLAAPAIGLGLFALAPTMAIYGGLSGLAVGIVLLLALTQLATAPAARAWWLAALTLVVAKLVWESQGGAALFSDFGSTAIRPSVAAHVLGAAAALAYHLASRTPAFLPSPRTFAS, encoded by the coding sequence ATGAAAACTCTCCGCTCCCCGCTCGCCCTCTTCGCGCTCCCCGCCCTTGCCGCCGCGCTTGCGCCCGCGTGGTTCATCTACGACCGCGCCGCCATCTCCGCGGGCCAATGGTGGCGGGTCGCGACCGGTCACTGGGTGCACTTCTCCGCCTCGCACGCCGCTTGGAACCTGCTCGTCCTCCTCGTCGCGGGCGCGTGGCTCGAACGGACGCGGCCCGGCGTGCTGCTGCGCTACACGGTGCTCGCTGCACCCGCGATCGGCCTCGGTCTCTTTGCCCTCGCTCCGACCATGGCCATCTACGGCGGCCTTTCCGGACTCGCCGTCGGCATCGTGCTGCTGCTGGCGCTGACACAACTCGCGACCGCTCCCGCCGCACGCGCCTGGTGGCTCGCCGCGCTCACGCTCGTCGTCGCAAAACTCGTCTGGGAGTCCCAGGGCGGCGCCGCCCTCTTCAGCGATTTCGGCTCCACGGCAATCCGCCCGTCCGTCGCAGCGCACGTGTTGGGCGCAGCCGCTGCCCTCGCCTACCACCTCGCGTCGCGCACCCCGGCTTTTCTCCCTTCCCCACGCACCTTCGCCTCATGA
- the rhlP gene encoding rhombotarget lipoprotein (RhlP (RHombo-target LipoProtein) is a family of predicted lipoproteins that, in general, co-occurs with a form of rhombosortase, and that has an apparent cleavage site for that enzyme, a GlyGly motif, near the C-terminus.): protein MNSRRLLLLPAALTLALLTGCVGFFGERSHHEASSIVQFLYPNKETPFVQPTIPTLRLPLRVGVAFVPTGVSNGQGSFYRTPGNISEAQKTELLRKVAGQFKTLPFVQSIEIIPTTYLRPGGGFENLDQLRAMMGIDVIALLSYDQSQNSSDTEASIAYWTIVGAYIVPAQRNTTHTLMEAVVYDISSRSLLFRAPGTSTVQNHSTLFRTDDFLREASAKGITDAAAQMTANLSQELELFKVRAKEEPQNIRIEHKPGYIGGGAFDGAFAAALALLFVGAAFAGKARPLGAPRMW from the coding sequence ATGAACTCCCGCCGCCTGCTCCTCCTCCCCGCCGCCCTCACCCTCGCGCTGCTCACCGGTTGCGTCGGCTTCTTCGGCGAACGCTCGCACCACGAGGCGAGCAGCATCGTGCAATTCCTCTATCCGAACAAGGAAACGCCCTTCGTCCAACCGACCATCCCCACGCTGCGCCTGCCACTGCGCGTCGGCGTGGCGTTCGTGCCGACCGGCGTCAGCAACGGCCAAGGCTCCTTCTACCGCACGCCGGGCAATATCTCCGAGGCGCAGAAAACCGAGCTGCTCCGCAAGGTCGCGGGCCAATTCAAGACCCTCCCCTTCGTCCAATCCATCGAGATCATCCCCACGACCTACCTGCGCCCCGGCGGCGGCTTCGAAAACCTCGACCAGCTCCGCGCCATGATGGGCATCGATGTGATCGCGCTCCTCTCCTACGACCAGTCGCAAAACTCTTCGGACACCGAGGCGAGCATCGCCTACTGGACCATCGTCGGCGCCTACATCGTGCCCGCCCAGCGCAACACCACGCACACGCTGATGGAAGCGGTCGTCTACGACATCTCCAGCCGCAGCCTGCTCTTCCGTGCACCGGGCACCAGCACCGTGCAGAACCACTCCACGCTGTTCCGCACCGACGATTTCCTCCGCGAGGCCTCTGCCAAGGGCATCACCGACGCCGCCGCGCAGATGACGGCCAATCTCTCCCAGGAACTCGAACTCTTCAAAGTGCGCGCCAAGGAGGAACCGCAGAACATCCGCATCGAGCACAAGCCCGGCTACATCGGCGGCGGCGCGTTCGATGGCGCCTTCGCCGCCGCGCTCGCGCTGCTCTTCGTCGGTGCCGCCTTCGCGGGCAAAGCGCGACCGCTGGGCGCGCCGCGAATGTGGTGA
- a CDS encoding LysR family transcriptional regulator: MNIHHLELFYYVAKHGGISRAVRSMPYGIQQPAVSSQILQLEQDLGAKLFERTPFRLTPTGEELMTFITPFFENVGAVGARLRKSAAPQLRIGASELALRDHLPAIIGHLRRHEPKVRLSLRSGFQPQIERWLLDKEIDLAITPIDSRPPAGVEHKLLLRVPIVLLVPKKSRWKKAEELWAGGIPEESLICLPANECMSMIFQRHLKYHRTAWTPAIEASSLELITQYVASGYGVGVNVAIPGVIKHRDVRALPLEGCDPVEVAALWRGQPAPLVQAVLDAAGGYIRSQWPDWACA; this comes from the coding sequence ATGAACATCCATCACCTCGAACTTTTCTACTATGTGGCGAAGCACGGCGGCATCAGCCGCGCGGTGCGCTCGATGCCCTACGGCATCCAGCAGCCGGCGGTGAGCAGCCAGATCCTCCAGCTGGAGCAGGATCTCGGCGCGAAGCTCTTCGAGCGCACGCCGTTTCGCCTGACCCCGACCGGCGAGGAGCTGATGACGTTCATCACGCCGTTCTTCGAGAACGTCGGGGCCGTGGGCGCGCGCTTGCGCAAGAGCGCCGCGCCGCAGTTGCGCATCGGCGCATCGGAGCTGGCCCTGCGCGATCACTTGCCGGCGATCATCGGGCATCTGCGCCGGCATGAGCCGAAGGTGCGATTGAGCCTGCGCTCGGGCTTCCAGCCGCAGATCGAGCGCTGGTTGCTCGACAAGGAAATCGATCTCGCGATCACGCCGATCGACAGCCGCCCGCCGGCCGGCGTGGAGCACAAGCTCCTGTTGCGCGTGCCGATCGTGCTGCTGGTGCCGAAAAAATCGCGGTGGAAGAAGGCCGAGGAACTGTGGGCCGGCGGCATACCCGAGGAGTCGCTCATCTGCCTGCCGGCGAACGAGTGCATGAGCATGATTTTCCAACGACACTTGAAATACCATCGCACGGCGTGGACGCCGGCGATCGAGGCGAGTTCGCTGGAACTCATCACGCAATACGTCGCGAGCGGCTACGGCGTCGGCGTGAATGTGGCGATTCCCGGCGTGATCAAGCATCGCGACGTGCGCGCGCTGCCGCTCGAAGGCTGCGATCCGGTCGAGGTGGCGGCATTGTGGCGGGGGCAACCGGCGCCGCTCGTGCAAGCCGTGCTCGACGCGGCCGGCGGCTACATCCGCAGCCAGTGGCCGGACTGGGCGTGCGCGTGA
- a CDS encoding bifunctional phosphoribosyl-AMP cyclohydrolase/phosphoribosyl-ATP diphosphatase HisIE: MTALSALDWQKGDGLLPAIIQDADTQQVLMLGYMNAAALEQTLATKRITFFSRSKNRLWIKGESSGHFLDLVSVEGDCDNDTLLVRARPNGPTCHRGTCSCFGEGGGATGTGFLAQLERTVNRRIASDDEKSYTAKLVREGVKRVAQKVGEEGVETALAATAGDNVELANEAADLLFHLIVLLRVKGLSLQDALSVLEKRHTGKK; encoded by the coding sequence ATGACCGCTCTCTCCGCTCTCGACTGGCAGAAAGGCGACGGCCTCCTCCCCGCCATCATCCAGGACGCCGACACGCAGCAAGTCCTCATGCTCGGCTACATGAACGCCGCCGCACTCGAGCAGACGCTCGCGACGAAGCGCATCACCTTCTTCTCGCGCTCGAAGAACCGCCTCTGGATCAAGGGTGAATCGTCCGGCCACTTCCTCGACCTCGTGAGCGTCGAGGGCGACTGCGACAACGACACGCTGCTTGTCCGCGCGCGCCCGAACGGCCCCACCTGCCACCGCGGCACCTGCTCGTGCTTCGGCGAAGGCGGCGGCGCCACCGGCACCGGTTTCCTCGCCCAGCTCGAACGCACCGTGAACCGGCGCATCGCCTCCGATGACGAGAAAAGCTACACCGCCAAACTCGTCCGCGAAGGCGTGAAGCGCGTCGCGCAGAAAGTCGGCGAGGAAGGCGTGGAAACCGCGCTCGCCGCCACCGCCGGCGACAACGTCGAGCTCGCCAACGAAGCCGCCGACCTGCTCTTCCACCTCATCGTGCTCCTCCGCGTCAAAGGCCTCTCGCTCCAAGACGCCCTCAGCGTTCTCGAGAAACGCCACACGGGAAAAAAGTGA
- the hisF gene encoding imidazole glycerol phosphate synthase subunit HisF, with translation MLARRIIPCLDVRDGRVVKGVQFRNHEDMGDIIELAQRYRDAGADELVFYDITASSDGRTVSAAWVERVARVIDIPFCVAGGIRSLDGARVILHSGADKVSLNSPALENPDLITSLADEFGSQAVVVGIDSRQENGDYFVKAYTGNPDKTQSTRWRTIDWAAEAQKRGAGEVVLNCMNQDGVRAGYDLAQLKLVRAVLTIPLVASGGAGAPEHFRDVFQQAGVDGALAASVFHKGTIPIPDLKSYLAREGVCVRT, from the coding sequence ATGCTAGCCCGCCGCATCATCCCCTGCCTCGACGTCCGCGATGGCCGCGTCGTCAAAGGCGTCCAGTTCCGCAACCACGAGGACATGGGCGACATCATCGAGCTGGCCCAACGCTACCGCGACGCCGGCGCCGACGAGCTCGTCTTCTACGACATCACCGCCAGCTCCGACGGCCGCACCGTCTCCGCCGCGTGGGTCGAGCGCGTCGCCCGCGTGATCGACATCCCTTTCTGCGTCGCCGGCGGCATCCGCTCGCTCGACGGCGCACGCGTGATCCTCCACAGCGGCGCCGACAAGGTCTCGCTCAACTCGCCCGCCCTCGAAAACCCGGATCTGATCACCTCACTGGCCGACGAATTCGGCTCGCAAGCCGTCGTCGTCGGCATCGACTCCCGCCAGGAAAACGGCGACTACTTCGTGAAGGCCTACACCGGCAATCCCGACAAGACGCAGTCCACGCGCTGGCGCACGATCGACTGGGCCGCCGAGGCGCAGAAGCGCGGCGCCGGCGAGGTCGTGCTCAATTGCATGAACCAGGACGGCGTGCGCGCCGGCTACGACCTCGCGCAGCTCAAACTCGTCCGCGCCGTGCTGACGATCCCGCTCGTCGCCTCCGGCGGCGCGGGCGCGCCGGAGCATTTCCGCGACGTTTTCCAACAAGCCGGCGTGGACGGCGCGCTCGCCGCGTCCGTCTTCCACAAGGGCACCATCCCGATCCCCGACCTGAAATCCTACCTCGCCCGCGAAGGCGTCTGCGTCCGCACCTGA
- the hisA gene encoding 1-(5-phosphoribosyl)-5-[(5-phosphoribosylamino)methylideneamino]imidazole-4-carboxamide isomerase: MILYPAIDLRRGRVVRLTEGSFDAEKAYFDDPAAVARDFAAAGSPWLHLVDLDGAKDPAQRQTALVAAIVQACGLRVQSGGGVRDESHVRTLLDAGVTRVIVGSLAVKQPDLVGGWLEKFGPEKIVLALDVRLNAAGVPMIAVAGWQADSGVTLDATLRTFIPRGLKHILCTDISRDGKLTGPNFELYAQLRRDFPTIDAQASGGVSSLDDLRRLKREGAPGAIVGRALYEKKFTLQEALVC; the protein is encoded by the coding sequence ATGATCCTTTATCCCGCCATCGACCTCCGCCGCGGGCGCGTCGTGCGCCTCACCGAGGGCAGCTTCGACGCCGAGAAAGCCTACTTCGACGACCCCGCCGCCGTCGCGCGCGACTTCGCCGCCGCGGGCTCGCCGTGGCTGCACCTCGTCGACCTCGACGGCGCCAAGGACCCCGCGCAGCGCCAGACCGCGCTCGTCGCCGCCATCGTCCAAGCCTGTGGCCTACGCGTCCAATCCGGCGGCGGCGTCCGCGACGAGTCGCACGTTCGCACGCTCCTCGACGCCGGCGTCACGCGCGTGATCGTCGGCAGCCTCGCCGTGAAACAACCCGACCTCGTCGGCGGCTGGCTCGAGAAATTCGGCCCGGAGAAAATCGTCCTCGCGCTCGACGTCCGCCTCAACGCCGCCGGCGTGCCGATGATCGCCGTCGCCGGCTGGCAAGCCGACAGCGGCGTCACACTCGACGCCACGCTGCGCACGTTTATCCCGCGCGGACTGAAACACATCCTCTGCACCGACATCTCGCGCGACGGCAAGCTGACCGGTCCGAACTTCGAGCTCTACGCGCAGCTGCGCCGCGATTTTCCGACCATCGACGCGCAAGCGTCCGGCGGCGTTTCCTCGCTCGACGACCTCCGCCGCCTCAAGCGCGAAGGTGCCCCCGGCGCCATCGTCGGCCGCGCGCTCTACGAGAAGAAGTTCACGCTCCAGGAGGCGCTCGTATGCTAG